The Stenotrophomonas rhizophila genome has a window encoding:
- a CDS encoding serine hydrolase domain-containing protein — protein MPHPARRFAALVLSITACLPIAAQAASPRLDPAPLAALEAAVASDEIKQVTSVLLLVDGTVAYEHYFNGADAETLNDVRSASKSVTSLLVGAAIGDGHLPGVQARVYDYFPEFTAQHPVDPRLRGTTLEDLLTMSSLWECDDQNQFSAGNEERMYVTERWLDFALALPVKGFAPWMSRPEDSPHGRAHAYCTADSFVLGAVLERATKMPLADYAAQALERRLGITRSHWNRSPEGIGMGGGGTRYRTRDLARLGELVLAEGRWQGKQLVPADYIAAMIRPQAQTDDGSDYGYQWWGLKLPVDGKETTVWAMSGNGGNYVFVMPEKKLVAVVTSKAYNRSYAHPQSRRVLTGFLLPALR, from the coding sequence ATGCCCCACCCCGCCCGTCGTTTCGCCGCACTGGTCCTGTCCATCACCGCTTGCCTGCCCATCGCGGCTCAGGCCGCCTCGCCGCGCCTCGACCCTGCCCCGCTCGCCGCACTGGAGGCGGCCGTTGCCAGCGACGAGATCAAACAGGTCACCAGCGTGCTGTTGCTGGTCGATGGCACGGTGGCCTACGAACACTATTTCAACGGTGCCGATGCAGAAACGCTCAACGACGTACGCTCGGCCAGCAAAAGTGTGACCTCGCTGCTGGTGGGGGCGGCCATCGGCGACGGGCACCTGCCGGGCGTGCAGGCGCGTGTCTACGACTACTTCCCCGAGTTCACCGCGCAGCATCCGGTCGACCCCCGTCTGCGCGGCACCACACTGGAAGACCTGCTCACCATGAGCAGCTTGTGGGAATGCGATGACCAGAATCAATTTTCCGCCGGCAACGAAGAGCGCATGTACGTGACCGAGCGCTGGCTGGACTTCGCGCTGGCGCTGCCGGTCAAGGGCTTCGCGCCCTGGATGAGCCGGCCGGAGGACAGCCCGCACGGCCGCGCGCACGCCTACTGCACCGCCGATTCGTTCGTACTGGGCGCGGTGCTGGAACGGGCCACGAAGATGCCGCTGGCCGACTACGCCGCGCAGGCGCTCGAACGCCGGCTGGGCATTACCCGCAGTCACTGGAACCGTTCCCCCGAAGGCATCGGCATGGGCGGCGGCGGCACCCGCTACCGCACCCGTGATCTGGCCCGGCTGGGTGAGCTGGTGCTGGCCGAGGGACGCTGGCAGGGCAAACAGCTGGTGCCTGCCGACTACATCGCGGCAATGATCCGTCCGCAGGCCCAGACCGACGACGGCAGCGACTACGGCTACCAGTGGTGGGGCCTGAAGCTGCCGGTGGACGGGAAGGAAACCACGGTATGGGCGATGTCGGGCAACGGCGGCAACTATGTGTTCGTGATGCCGGAGAAGAAGCTGGTCGCGGTGGTGACCAGCAAGGCCTACAACCGCAGCTACGCCCATCCCCAGTCGCGCCGCGTGCTTACCGGGTTCCTGCTGCCGGCGTTGCGCTGA
- a CDS encoding winged helix-turn-helix domain-containing protein, with product MTSAQLLDLHIDRAAQQVRRGDVVLPVSGLSWRLLDCLLEHGTDVVDFDTLAREVWAPAVVGEDAISQRVKLLRQALGDDSRRPRYVRSVRGRGYQLCAPPQACAPMAPPAPVEPSAATAATAATAAAPEGPQRRLHARWAWLAAGVAAAVAAVAIIVAWPGRAPRSPADPVLQRAAYYAGIGQASNNERAITLYRQALQIDPDSSAARRGLARALAADACLFNGRPGNAQEALQLAGQVLQAAPDDAAAHALRGYAHDCLGAMPQAIADYEQALLRDPDDERTRASLAYLQQEQGHLAQALKANLALRAPERIRFRDVQVARELELLGFTDAAARRHARNFQLYPDNVFSNIAWPRALMNMGEQDKARQALDQALARGTPHPQLLRLNGELLLMGGDRQGAAEAFEQARLLRPLQSLGKTLAGLQQGSGTSSPDWIAARLREVTAQADDGWSDAAVERALLHQAQGDAGAAIADLHRAVDAGFRDAAWLRVTPLFAPLRQAPGWERLLARIEADVAAQRAQVLAASWRPDDLKGLSATPAAGTR from the coding sequence ATGACGAGCGCTCAGCTGCTGGACCTGCATATCGACCGCGCCGCGCAGCAGGTGCGGCGCGGTGATGTGGTGTTGCCGGTCAGCGGGCTGAGTTGGCGGTTGCTGGATTGCCTGCTGGAGCACGGCACCGATGTGGTCGACTTCGATACGCTGGCGCGGGAGGTCTGGGCGCCGGCCGTGGTGGGTGAAGATGCCATCAGCCAGCGGGTGAAGCTGCTGCGCCAGGCCTTGGGCGATGACAGCCGCCGGCCACGCTACGTGCGCTCGGTACGTGGCCGGGGCTACCAGTTATGCGCGCCGCCCCAGGCGTGCGCACCGATGGCGCCACCAGCGCCGGTAGAGCCATCCGCGGCAACTGCCGCAACTGCCGCAACTGCGGCGGCGCCGGAGGGGCCGCAACGGAGGCTGCACGCGCGATGGGCGTGGCTGGCGGCGGGCGTGGCTGCTGCCGTCGCCGCCGTCGCCATCATCGTCGCGTGGCCGGGAAGGGCGCCGCGCTCACCGGCCGATCCGGTGCTGCAACGCGCTGCGTATTACGCCGGCATCGGCCAGGCCAGCAACAACGAGCGCGCGATCACCCTGTACCGCCAGGCGCTGCAGATCGACCCGGATTCCAGCGCCGCACGGCGTGGCCTGGCGCGAGCATTGGCCGCCGATGCCTGCCTGTTCAACGGCAGGCCGGGGAACGCGCAGGAGGCACTGCAGCTGGCCGGGCAGGTGTTGCAGGCGGCCCCTGACGACGCAGCCGCACATGCGCTGCGCGGGTACGCGCATGATTGCCTTGGCGCGATGCCGCAGGCGATTGCCGATTACGAGCAGGCGCTGCTGCGCGATCCCGACGATGAGCGCACCCGCGCCTCGTTGGCCTACCTGCAGCAGGAGCAGGGCCACCTGGCGCAGGCGCTGAAGGCCAACCTCGCGCTGCGCGCGCCCGAGCGGATCCGCTTCCGCGACGTGCAGGTCGCCCGCGAACTGGAACTGCTTGGCTTCACCGACGCCGCCGCGCGCCGTCATGCGCGGAACTTCCAGCTGTACCCGGACAATGTCTTCAGCAACATTGCGTGGCCGCGTGCGCTGATGAACATGGGCGAGCAGGACAAGGCGCGGCAGGCGCTGGACCAGGCGCTCGCGCGCGGCACGCCGCATCCACAGCTGCTGCGCCTAAACGGCGAACTGCTGTTGATGGGCGGCGACCGGCAAGGCGCGGCAGAGGCCTTCGAGCAGGCACGCCTGCTGCGCCCGCTGCAGTCGCTGGGAAAGACCCTGGCCGGCCTGCAGCAGGGGAGTGGCACGTCGTCCCCGGACTGGATTGCCGCGCGCCTGCGCGAGGTGACCGCGCAGGCCGACGACGGTTGGTCGGACGCGGCCGTGGAACGGGCCCTGCTGCACCAGGCGCAGGGTGATGCAGGCGCGGCCATCGCCGACCTGCACCGCGCGGTGGACGCCGGCTTCCGCGACGCCGCGTGGCTGCGCGTCACCCCGCTGTTCGCCCCGCTTCGGCAGGCGCCCGGATGGGAGCGCCTGCTGGCCCGGATCGAGGCGGACGTGGCCGCGCAGCGGGCGCAGGTACTGGCAGCGTCCTGGCGCCCCGATGATCTGAAGGGCCTCAGCGCAACGCCGGCAGCAGGAACCCGGTAA
- a CDS encoding glycoside hydrolase family 18 protein: MYRLSASLLATALAVALPLASLAAPAPNAVIGAYYPGGSAERYPVASIPADTLTHLFYAFARIDDGRCVVDDGAAAHFRALAALKRKHPQLHTMISIGGWNAGGFSDAALTAQSRERFVRSCVAMFFEQHRGSFDGVDIDWEFPVSGGPLEITDRPEDRHNMTLLVQEFRRQLDALDGGKGPHRLLTAALPAGRVQTDGPYDPARSYELKELGQALDFISLMSYDMGTGFSKVSTFNAPLHEVPQDPLAPEQRRWNSVEGAVEYYRQHGVPNDKLVLGVPFYGRGFKVTTESADGLYQPYSAPFDAGDWRRIKQEFLDKPGWQQQWHPVAQTPWLYNAADKVFISYEDPTSIRLRADYARDQKLRGVFTWELTGDDDQASLLKAMAAPFK, translated from the coding sequence ATGTACCGCCTGTCTGCTTCCCTGTTGGCTACCGCCCTCGCGGTCGCGCTTCCGCTCGCCAGCCTTGCCGCCCCTGCGCCGAACGCGGTGATCGGGGCCTACTATCCGGGCGGTTCGGCCGAGCGCTATCCAGTGGCGTCCATTCCCGCCGATACGCTGACCCATCTGTTCTACGCGTTCGCGCGCATCGACGACGGCAGGTGCGTGGTGGACGACGGCGCTGCAGCGCACTTCAGGGCACTTGCTGCGCTCAAGCGCAAACACCCGCAGCTGCACACCATGATCTCCATCGGCGGGTGGAACGCCGGCGGCTTCTCCGATGCCGCGCTCACGGCACAGAGCCGCGAACGTTTCGTGCGTTCGTGCGTGGCGATGTTCTTCGAGCAGCATCGCGGCAGTTTCGACGGTGTGGATATCGACTGGGAATTCCCGGTCTCCGGTGGCCCGCTGGAGATCACCGATCGCCCTGAAGACCGCCATAACATGACCCTGCTGGTGCAGGAATTCCGCAGGCAGCTCGATGCGCTGGATGGCGGCAAGGGTCCACATCGGCTGCTGACCGCCGCGCTGCCGGCCGGCCGCGTGCAGACCGACGGTCCGTACGACCCGGCGCGCAGCTACGAGCTGAAGGAACTGGGCCAGGCGCTCGATTTCATCAGCCTGATGAGCTACGACATGGGCACCGGCTTTTCCAAGGTGTCCACCTTCAACGCGCCGCTGCACGAAGTGCCGCAGGACCCGCTCGCACCGGAGCAGCGCCGCTGGAACAGCGTGGAAGGCGCGGTGGAGTACTACCGCCAGCATGGCGTGCCCAACGACAAGCTGGTGCTGGGCGTGCCGTTCTACGGGCGCGGCTTCAAGGTGACCACCGAATCTGCCGATGGCCTGTACCAGCCCTACAGCGCCCCGTTCGATGCAGGTGACTGGCGCCGCATCAAGCAGGAATTCCTCGACAAGCCCGGCTGGCAGCAGCAGTGGCACCCGGTGGCGCAGACACCGTGGTTGTACAACGCCGCCGACAAGGTGTTCATCAGCTACGAAGACCCGACCTCGATTCGCCTGCGCGCGGACTACGCCAGGGACCAGAAGCTGCGCGGCGTTTTCACTTGGGAGCTGACGGGTGATGACGACCAGGCCAGCCTGCTGAAGGCCATGGCTGCACCGTTCAAGTGA
- the pnp gene encoding polyribonucleotide nucleotidyltransferase, whose translation MAKITKTFQYGKHTVTLETGEIARQAGGAVIVKFDDTVLLVSAVAAKSAREGQDFFPLTCDYQEKFYAGGRIPGGFFKREGRATEKETLISRLIDRPIRPLFPEDYKNEVQIIATVMSLNPDIDGDIAALIGASAALSLAGTPFKGPIAAAKVGYKNGEYILNPTVTELKDSELELVVAGTANAVLMVESEAALLSEDVMLGAVTFGHREMQKVINAINELTVEAGTKPSTWVAPAKNDVLISALQEAIGPRLGEAFQVRDKLQRRDAISAIKKDVVESLAGRVAAEGWNPAELSKEFGELEYSTMRNSVLDTKVRIDGRALDTVRPIAVKTGILPRVHGSSLFTRGETQAIVTITLGTARDGQVIDAVSGEYKDNFLFHYNFPPYSVGETGRMMGPKRREIGHGRLAKRGVLAVMPSLEAFPYTIRVVSEITESNGSSSMASVCGSSLALMDAGVPVKSPVAGIAMGLVKEGERFVVLSDILGDEDHLGDMDFKVAGTAEGISALQMDIKIEGITEEIMKQALQQAKAGRLHILGEMAHGLTAPRQELSDYAPRLLTIKIHPDKIREVIGKGGSTIQAITKETGTQIDIQDDGTIVIASVNAIAAQAAKARIEQITSDVEPGRIYEGKVAKIMDFGAFVTILPGKDGLVHVSQISSERVEKVGDKLKEGDVVKVKVLEVDKQGRIRLSMKAVEEGEGASAE comes from the coding sequence GTGGCAAAAATCACCAAAACCTTCCAGTACGGCAAGCACACCGTCACGCTTGAAACCGGCGAAATCGCCCGTCAGGCCGGTGGCGCCGTCATCGTCAAGTTCGACGACACCGTGCTGCTGGTCTCCGCCGTGGCTGCCAAGAGCGCGCGTGAGGGCCAGGACTTCTTCCCGCTGACCTGTGATTACCAGGAGAAGTTCTACGCCGGTGGCCGTATCCCGGGTGGCTTCTTCAAGCGCGAAGGCCGTGCGACCGAAAAGGAAACGCTGATCTCGCGCCTGATCGATCGTCCGATCCGTCCGCTGTTCCCGGAAGACTACAAGAACGAAGTGCAGATCATCGCCACGGTCATGTCGCTGAACCCGGACATCGACGGCGACATCGCCGCACTGATCGGCGCCTCGGCTGCACTGTCGCTGGCCGGTACCCCGTTCAAGGGTCCGATCGCCGCTGCCAAGGTGGGTTACAAGAACGGTGAGTACATCCTCAACCCGACCGTGACCGAACTGAAGGATTCGGAGCTGGAACTGGTTGTGGCCGGTACCGCCAACGCCGTGCTGATGGTCGAATCCGAAGCCGCGCTGCTTTCCGAAGACGTGATGCTGGGCGCCGTGACCTTCGGTCACCGCGAAATGCAGAAGGTCATCAACGCCATCAACGAGCTGACCGTGGAAGCTGGCACCAAGCCGTCGACCTGGGTCGCCCCGGCCAAGAACGACGTGCTGATCAGCGCCCTGCAGGAAGCCATCGGCCCGCGCCTGGGCGAAGCCTTCCAGGTGCGCGACAAGCTGCAGCGCCGTGACGCCATCTCGGCGATCAAGAAGGACGTGGTCGAGTCGCTGGCAGGCCGCGTGGCCGCTGAAGGCTGGAACCCGGCCGAGCTGTCGAAGGAATTCGGCGAGCTGGAATACAGCACCATGCGCAACTCGGTGCTCGACACCAAGGTCCGCATCGACGGTCGCGCGCTGGACACCGTCCGCCCGATCGCCGTCAAGACCGGCATCCTGCCGCGCGTGCACGGCTCCTCGCTGTTCACCCGTGGTGAGACCCAGGCCATCGTGACCATCACGCTGGGTACCGCCCGCGACGGCCAGGTGATCGACGCCGTGTCCGGTGAGTACAAGGACAACTTCCTGTTCCATTACAACTTCCCTCCGTACTCGGTGGGTGAGACCGGCCGCATGATGGGCCCGAAGCGTCGCGAAATCGGCCACGGCCGCCTCGCCAAGCGCGGCGTGCTGGCAGTGATGCCGTCGCTGGAAGCCTTCCCGTACACCATCCGCGTCGTCTCGGAAATCACCGAGTCGAACGGTTCCTCGTCGATGGCCTCGGTCTGCGGTTCCTCGCTGGCCCTGATGGACGCCGGCGTGCCGGTCAAGTCGCCGGTTGCCGGTATCGCCATGGGCCTGGTCAAGGAAGGCGAGCGCTTCGTCGTCCTGTCCGACATCCTGGGTGACGAAGATCACCTGGGCGACATGGACTTCAAGGTCGCCGGTACCGCTGAGGGCATCTCCGCCCTGCAGATGGACATCAAGATCGAAGGCATCACCGAAGAAATCATGAAGCAGGCACTGCAGCAGGCCAAGGCCGGCCGTCTGCACATCCTGGGTGAAATGGCCCATGGCCTGACCGCTCCGCGCCAGGAGCTGTCGGACTACGCGCCGCGCCTGCTGACCATCAAGATCCACCCGGACAAGATCCGCGAAGTGATCGGCAAGGGTGGTTCCACCATCCAGGCCATCACCAAGGAAACCGGCACCCAGATCGACATCCAGGACGACGGCACCATCGTCATCGCTTCGGTCAATGCCATCGCTGCGCAGGCTGCCAAGGCCCGCATCGAGCAGATCACCTCGGACGTCGAGCCGGGCCGCATCTACGAAGGCAAGGTCGCCAAGATCATGGACTTCGGCGCGTTCGTCACCATCCTGCCGGGCAAGGACGGCCTGGTCCACGTCTCGCAGATCTCCAGCGAGCGCGTCGAGAAGGTCGGCGACAAGCTGAAGGAAGGCGACGTGGTCAAGGTCAAGGTGCTGGAAGTCGACAAGCAGGGCCGCATCCGCCTGTCGATGAAGGCCGTCGAGGAAGGCGAAGGCGCCTCGGCCGAGTAA
- the rpsO gene encoding 30S ribosomal protein S15, translated as MSIDTQKVIEDNKRSSADTGSPEVQVALLTARIELLTGHFKTHKKDHHSRRGLLQMVNRRRSLLDYLKKKDAVRYKALIEKLGLRR; from the coding sequence ATGTCGATCGACACCCAGAAGGTCATTGAAGACAACAAGCGCAGCTCGGCCGATACCGGCTCCCCGGAAGTCCAGGTTGCCCTGCTCACCGCCCGCATCGAACTGCTGACCGGCCACTTCAAGACCCACAAGAAGGATCACCACAGCCGTCGCGGTCTGCTGCAGATGGTCAACCGCCGCCGCAGCCTGCTGGACTACCTGAAGAAGAAAGACGCCGTTCGTTACAAGGCCCTGATCGAAAAGCTCGGCCTGCGTCGCTAA
- the truB gene encoding tRNA pseudouridine(55) synthase TruB — MTRITFRRLDGILLLDKPTGMSSNAALQVARRLFRAEKGGHTGSLDPLATGLLPLCFGEATKIAGLLLGAAKAYDADIVLGQTTDTDDADGSVLLERAVPSINRDQLEVALAPLKGRIRQRAPIFSALKQGGEPLYLKARRGETIDAPERDVEVHAIEVLDQQPTRLSLRVTCGSGTYIRSLARDLGEALGCGAHIAGLRRLWVDPFRDAPMVSLDTLRALAEQGDEAAMEALLLPLAAGLADYPRIVLDAEQAPRFCVGQRLRDPAWPPGTVAVYGPEDRIQGLGEVDPTGRLSPQRRFNL; from the coding sequence ATGACCCGAATCACCTTCCGTCGCCTGGACGGCATCCTCCTGCTCGACAAGCCCACCGGCATGAGCTCCAACGCCGCGCTGCAGGTGGCCCGCCGCCTGTTCCGCGCCGAGAAGGGCGGCCACACCGGCAGCCTGGACCCGCTGGCCACCGGGCTGTTGCCGCTGTGCTTCGGTGAAGCCACCAAGATCGCCGGCCTGCTGCTGGGCGCGGCCAAGGCCTATGACGCCGACATCGTGCTGGGCCAGACCACCGATACCGACGATGCCGACGGCAGCGTGCTGCTGGAGCGCGCGGTACCGTCGATCAACCGCGACCAGCTTGAAGTGGCTCTGGCCCCCCTGAAGGGCCGGATACGTCAGCGCGCCCCGATTTTCTCGGCGCTCAAGCAGGGGGGTGAACCGCTGTACCTGAAGGCCCGCCGGGGCGAGACCATCGACGCGCCCGAGCGCGATGTGGAGGTCCATGCCATCGAGGTCCTGGACCAGCAGCCGACCCGGCTGTCGCTGCGCGTGACCTGCGGTTCAGGCACCTACATCCGCAGCCTGGCCCGCGACCTGGGCGAAGCGCTGGGCTGTGGTGCGCACATTGCCGGCCTGCGCCGGCTCTGGGTGGACCCGTTCCGCGACGCCCCCATGGTCAGCCTGGACACCCTGCGCGCCTTGGCGGAGCAGGGCGACGAGGCTGCCATGGAGGCACTGCTGCTGCCGCTGGCAGCGGGCTTGGCCGACTATCCGCGCATCGTTCTGGATGCTGAACAGGCGCCGCGCTTCTGCGTGGGCCAGCGCCTGCGCGATCCGGCCTGGCCGCCCGGTACCGTGGCCGTGTATGGCCCGGAGGACCGGATCCAGGGGCTTGGCGAGGTCGACCCGACCGGCCGGCTGTCCCCCCAGCGCCGCTTCAACCTCTGA
- the rbfA gene encoding 30S ribosome-binding factor RbfA, which yields MPKTFHRTDRVSAQIRRELGTLVHNLVRVHGLPSVSVSDVEVTRDMAHAKIFVTALMPERSAEAMKGLKELAWELRMDLAKAMKLRHVPELHFHYDDSVDRGEHIDNLLRDLPDTLAAEKSRNAKDGDDGEDKPE from the coding sequence GTGCCGAAAACCTTCCATCGAACCGACCGTGTTTCCGCCCAGATCCGCCGTGAGCTGGGTACGCTCGTGCATAACCTCGTGCGTGTACACGGCTTGCCCTCGGTGAGCGTTTCCGACGTCGAAGTCACCCGTGACATGGCCCATGCCAAGATCTTCGTCACCGCTTTGATGCCGGAACGTTCGGCCGAAGCGATGAAGGGGCTCAAGGAGCTGGCCTGGGAGCTGCGCATGGACCTGGCCAAGGCCATGAAGCTGCGCCACGTGCCGGAGCTGCATTTCCACTACGACGATTCGGTCGACCGTGGCGAGCACATCGACAACCTCCTGCGCGACCTGCCCGACACGCTCGCGGCCGAAAAGAGCCGCAACGCCAAAGACGGCGACGACGGCGAAGACAAACCCGAATAA
- the infB gene encoding translation initiation factor IF-2, which yields MSQQTTIRKLAELVNTPVEKLLEQLAEAGMKFSGPDQVVTSTEKVKLLGFLRRSHGKTEQPVESADEAAKKITLNRRKLQEVTVSAGRSKTTVNVEVRQKRTYTKDASGKAMTPDEERADILRKLEESRQRNLDEQRALAEKDRARDEEIARKRQEEIDAKERAEAERKAAEAAAEAAKNAPPAPVAAPRPAGSEAPARAARPSAPAPARPAARADDRNSNNNNRPGAKRDDDGGNRFAGQLHLSAADRARRGNNSNSRGRPTGRTQHGGRRDSNQSRSGGGAHGFERPVAPIVRDVTIGDTITVADLAQKLAVKGGDVVKALFKMGVMATITQTIDHDTAALVTEELGHNVIRANTNDAEDALLALNEGEQGEAVARPPVVTIMGHVDHGKTSLLDYIRRTKVATGEAGGITQHIGAYHVETPKGVISFLDTPGHAAFTSMRARGAKLTDIVVLVVAADDGVMPQTKEAIQHARSAGVPLIVAINKMDKSGADPMRVKNELLTEQVVAEDFGGDTQMVEISAKAGMGIDELLDAISIQAELLELKAVADGRASGVVIESSLDKGRGPIATVLVQQGSLKKGDYLVCGIQYGRVRALFDETGKQPDQAGPSIPVQVLGLSGVPDAGDDFVVVEDERLAKDVAQQRETKRRESRLVQSAGSRMEDIMATLGKGDGQQVLNLVIKADVQGSVQALSQALVALSNDDIRINVIHSGVGGITESDANSAVASKATVIGFNVRADASARRIIESNGVDLRYFSIIYDVIDQVKQVASGLLGVEIREEIIGIAQVRDVFRSSKFGAVAGCMVIEGTVKRSKPIRVLRDSVVVFEGELESLRRFKENVDEVRNGTECGIGVKAYNDVKPGDQIECFERIEVPRTL from the coding sequence ATGTCGCAGCAAACCACCATCCGCAAGCTTGCCGAACTGGTCAATACGCCGGTCGAAAAACTGCTTGAACAGCTTGCCGAGGCCGGCATGAAGTTCAGCGGTCCCGACCAGGTCGTGACCAGCACCGAGAAGGTGAAGCTCTTGGGCTTCCTTCGTCGTTCGCATGGCAAGACCGAGCAGCCCGTCGAAAGTGCCGACGAAGCTGCAAAGAAGATCACCCTCAACCGTCGCAAGTTGCAGGAAGTGACCGTCAGCGCCGGCCGCAGCAAGACCACCGTCAATGTTGAAGTGCGCCAGAAGCGCACCTACACCAAGGACGCCAGTGGCAAGGCGATGACGCCGGATGAGGAGCGCGCCGACATCCTGCGCAAGCTGGAGGAATCCCGCCAGCGCAATCTGGACGAGCAGCGTGCACTGGCCGAGAAGGACCGTGCGCGCGATGAAGAAATCGCACGCAAGCGCCAGGAAGAGATCGACGCCAAGGAACGCGCCGAAGCCGAGCGCAAGGCTGCCGAAGCCGCTGCGGAAGCGGCGAAGAACGCCCCGCCGGCACCGGTAGCCGCGCCGCGCCCGGCCGGCAGCGAAGCGCCGGCCCGTGCCGCGCGTCCGTCTGCGCCGGCACCGGCACGTCCGGCTGCACGTGCGGACGACCGCAACTCGAACAACAACAACCGCCCGGGCGCCAAGCGCGACGACGATGGTGGCAACCGCTTTGCCGGTCAGCTGCACCTGTCGGCCGCCGATCGCGCGCGCCGTGGCAACAACAGCAACTCGCGCGGTCGCCCGACCGGTCGCACCCAGCACGGCGGCCGCCGTGACAGCAACCAGTCGCGCAGTGGCGGTGGTGCCCATGGTTTCGAACGTCCGGTCGCACCGATCGTGCGTGACGTCACCATTGGCGACACCATCACCGTGGCCGACCTGGCCCAGAAGCTGGCGGTGAAGGGCGGCGATGTGGTCAAGGCGCTGTTCAAGATGGGCGTGATGGCCACCATCACCCAGACCATCGACCACGACACCGCCGCGCTGGTGACCGAAGAACTCGGCCACAACGTGATCCGTGCCAACACCAACGACGCCGAAGACGCGCTGTTGGCGTTGAACGAAGGCGAGCAGGGTGAAGCCGTTGCGCGTCCGCCGGTGGTCACCATCATGGGCCACGTCGACCACGGCAAGACCTCGCTGCTGGATTACATCCGCCGCACCAAGGTGGCCACCGGCGAAGCCGGCGGCATCACCCAGCACATCGGTGCGTACCACGTTGAAACGCCCAAGGGCGTCATCAGCTTCCTGGATACCCCGGGCCACGCCGCGTTTACCTCGATGCGTGCCCGCGGAGCCAAGCTGACCGACATCGTGGTTCTGGTGGTGGCCGCTGACGACGGCGTCATGCCGCAGACCAAGGAAGCGATCCAGCACGCCCGCTCGGCGGGTGTGCCGCTGATCGTGGCGATCAACAAGATGGACAAGTCCGGCGCGGACCCGATGCGGGTCAAGAACGAACTGCTCACCGAGCAGGTCGTGGCCGAAGACTTCGGTGGCGACACCCAGATGGTGGAGATCTCGGCCAAGGCTGGCATGGGCATCGACGAACTGCTGGACGCCATCTCGATCCAGGCCGAACTGCTGGAACTGAAGGCCGTGGCCGATGGCCGCGCCAGCGGCGTGGTCATTGAGTCCTCGCTGGACAAGGGCCGTGGCCCGATCGCCACCGTGCTGGTGCAGCAGGGTTCGCTGAAGAAGGGCGACTACCTGGTCTGCGGTATCCAGTACGGCCGCGTGCGCGCACTGTTCGACGAGACCGGCAAGCAGCCCGACCAGGCCGGCCCGTCCATCCCGGTGCAGGTGCTGGGTCTGTCCGGCGTGCCGGATGCGGGTGACGACTTCGTCGTGGTCGAAGACGAGCGCCTGGCCAAGGACGTCGCGCAGCAGCGCGAAACCAAGCGCCGTGAATCGCGCCTGGTGCAGTCGGCCGGCAGCCGCATGGAAGACATCATGGCAACCCTGGGCAAGGGCGATGGCCAGCAGGTGTTGAACCTGGTGATCAAGGCCGACGTGCAGGGTTCGGTGCAGGCGCTGAGCCAGGCACTGGTCGCGCTGTCCAACGACGACATCCGCATCAACGTGATCCACTCCGGCGTGGGCGGCATCACCGAATCCGACGCCAACTCGGCCGTGGCCTCCAAGGCCACTGTCATCGGCTTCAACGTGCGTGCGGATGCTTCGGCCCGTCGCATCATTGAATCCAACGGCGTGGACCTGCGTTACTTCTCGATCATCTATGACGTGATCGATCAGGTGAAGCAGGTGGCATCCGGCCTGCTCGGCGTGGAAATCCGCGAAGAGATCATCGGTATCGCCCAGGTCCGCGACGTGTTCCGCAGCTCCAAGTTCGGTGCCGTGGCCGGCTGTATGGTCATCGAAGGTACGGTCAAGCGCAGCAAGCCGATCCGCGTCCTGCGCGACAGCGTGGTGGTGTTCGAAGGCGAGCTGGAATCGCTGCGTCGTTTCAAGGAAAACGTCGACGAAGTCCGCAACGGTACCGAATGCGGTATCGGCGTGAAGGCTTACAACGATGTGAAGCCGGGCGACCAGATCGAGTGCTTCGAGCGTATCGAAGTGCCGCGCACCCTGTAA